From the genome of Aspergillus fumigatus Af293 chromosome 1, whole genome shotgun sequence, one region includes:
- a CDS encoding DnaJ family domain-containing protein codes for MSIRHTTIFRNTASSIRPARQIHRAFSTTSRRQNAGSQTNASSDASYSRVNSEEESAMQRRLSEMTEQAMLEGGRSAQRNIEQAGFSEDLKKRLQERIAATTFKNEYAAAHSIVNMPFMLQTLADQLKESAGQGTRDIAGAAPWTGTESLHDATLRMLDSSKKPMRVPYKIPQPAPVDMRISPKPSKSPGLRIADAKERSATYTMSQRPGISEDEREALRREMSERFTAGARPMPMTLQGLSSLANERIEDAIARGQFNNIKRGKGVNVQSDHNANSAFIDTTEYFMNKIIQKQEIVPPWIEKQQELTREVDRFRQRLRVEWRRHAARLIASEGGSLEAQMKRAQAYAAAEARLAERTKIEQAFRDTKGTASSTPADETTKTETTSNSDENQLPHLSPLRDLQYLSTERSYHELQIKHLNALTRSYNLQAPPVAQKPYLNLERELNNCYADVAPSLAEEIKRRATERASPHVPTAKSSTNKVLSTFSTTQTSRVYDEDASKGYGFKDLWRDLFSKKSER; via the exons ATGAGCATAAGACATACAACTATATTCAGAAACACTGCGTCGTCAATACGACCCGCGAGACAGATTCACAGAGCTTTCTCTACGACGAGCCGGAGGCAAAATGCGGGCTCTCAGACGAATGCAAGCAGTGATGCTTCATATTCACGGGTTAActcggaagaagaaagcgcCATGCAGAGAAGGTTATCCGAGATGACTGAACAAGCTATGCTAGAAGGTGGCCGGTCAGCACAAAGGAACATAGAGCAGGCGGGGTTCTCGGAAGATCTCAAGAAGCGGCTGCAGGAACGAATAGCGGCAACTACGTTCAAAAACGAATATGCTGCAGCTCATTCAATCGTCAACATGCCG TTCATGCTACAGACTTTGGCTGACCAATTGAAGGAAAGTGCAGGTCAAGGTACTCGAGACATCGCCGGCGCTGCTCCGTGGACAGGGACTGAAAGTCTCCACGACGCCACCCTACGCATGTTAGATAGCTCAAAGAAGCCAATGCGGGTCCCTTACAAGATTCCTCAGCCTGCTCCGGTTGACATGCGCATTAGTCCCAAACCTTCAAAGTCCCCGGGACTCCGAATCGCCGATGCGAAAGAGCGCAGCGCCACCTATACCATGAGTCAAAGGCCCGGGATATCGGAAGACGAGCGTGAAGCCTTACGAAGGGAGATGAGCGAGAGATTCACTGCTGGTGCACGGCCGATGCCGATGACCCTACAAGGATTATCATCTCTTGCAAACGAACGGATAGAGGATGCAATTGCACGTGGACAGTTCAACAATATCAAGCGAGGCAAAGGCGTCAACGTCCAGTCAGATCACAATGCAAATAGCGCGTTCATCGACACCACCGAATATTTTATGAACAAGATCAtacagaagcaggagattgtACCACCATGGATCGAGAAGCAACAGGAGTTAACGAGGGAGGTTGATAGATTCCGACAACGTTTGAGGGTTGAGTGGAGACGACATGCAGCAAGGCTAATTGCTAGCGAGGGAGGGTCTCTAGAAGCTCAAATGAAACGTGCTCAGGCTTATGCGGCAGCCGAAGCGCGACTGGCGGAGAGAACTAAGATTGAGCAAGCGTTTCGGGATACGAAAGGCACTGCATCGTCTACACCAGCGGATGAAACGACGAAGACCGAAACAACCTCAAACTCCGATGAGAATCAGCTACCGCACCTTTCGCCCCTGCGTGATTTACAGTACCTCTCAACCGAGCGTTCGTATCATGAGCTTCAAATCAAGCACCTTAATGCCTTGACTCGCTCGTACAACCTTCAAGCACCACCCGTCGCCCAGAAGCCGTATCTCAATCTGGAACGGGAACTAAATAATTGCTATGCAGATGTCGCACCAAGTTTAGCTGAGGAGATCAAACGCCGAGCTACTGAACGAGCTAGCCCTCATGTGCCGACAGCAAAGTCAAGCACCAATAAGGTACTTAGTACCTTCAGTACTACTCAGACTTCCCGTGTCTACGATGAAGACGCTTCCAAAGGCTACGGATTCAAGGATCTCTGGCGTGACCTGTTCTCAAAGAAGAGCGAAAGGTAA
- a CDS encoding F-box/WD repeat-containing protein, with protein MLLSDLPSDIIYVIATYLPSASSLAALAQTCQRLHKVIAAEDWRVFHAHFKNRFPFVETPPFWKDATQALTARARALDRLGLLCRFVLPPRDAVKVGSHRGTRQDNPTHGYRPSIDSYESWPGGSWSERKEVLVWGAADELVLRIRQPTYNGGETWFMFNDVKTKISSYHDICGVHLLKQEHHTRKSGDEHIIFGRLNGDLCHVAISPDSASHKYYQRFMTNGHGLERTDLSGGDEPILAAHLNNGSIVFYQTTTGEPEVEPFAHCKITPDGTARNKYSKFLSPECIAYGTGRQENALTIATISNERLSVSREISVTSLDIGESIGLRRKANVSAIAPLTAQSTAESSGQVFLAAWGDRCIRLHDLRSHQPFEYTYRDTIDTNPIYCIHPFGQDRFLAGAGGDAVVKIYDLRMQSAYRHKDTQIPSPNDLRRSSNGSTPYLNGFQDTVTYPRKDFSIFLTTSSSVRWNSKATRSRVDRQYRGPIYTMSSPSPSSSTIYTGIVDGVMRLDFASSDDLTGPAQAWYRDYFGLSADLTHPATQADRIVELSGYERRDSTSASKLRTQQPFARIGPSDIEHEKNTGWDRRWQPSGPPGAWRRSDMVT; from the exons ATGCTGCTGTCCGATTTACCGTCGGACATAATATACGTGATAGCAACATATCTTCCGTCTGCCAGCTCATTGGCCGCCCTCGCTCAGACCTGTCAACGCCTGCACAAGGTCATCGCTGCTGAAGATTGGCGGGTATTCCATGCACATTTCAAGAACAGATTCCCCTTTGTTGAGACGCCTCCCTTTTGGAAGGATGCAACTCAGGCGCTCACGGCGCGTGCCCGAGCATTGGACAGACTCGGACTGCTTTGTCGTTTCGTCCTCCCCCCACGAGATGCGGTGAAGGTTGGATCCCATCGGGGCACACGGCAGGACAATCCTACACATGGGTATCGACCCTCGATTGATTCATATGAATCTTGGCCGGGTGGTTCCTGGTCGGAAAGAAAGGAGGTGCTCGTCTGGGGCGCTGCAGATGAGTTAGTTTTGCGCATTCGGCAGCCCACGTATAACGGCGGAGAGACGTGGTTCATGTTTAACGATgtgaagacgaagatcagCAGCTACCATGACATTTGTGGTGTACATCTCCTCAAACAAGAACATCATACCAGAAAGTCAGGCGACGAGCACATCATATTTGGTCGCCTAAACGGTGACCTATGTCATGTTGCCATTTCGCCGGACTCGGCGTCTCACAAATACTACCAACGTTTCATGACTAACGGCCATGGACTTGAGCGTACAGACTTAAGCGGAGGTGACGAGCCTATTTTGGCGGCTCATTTGAACAATGGGTCCATTGTGTTCTATCAGACGACAACGGGAGAACCCGAAGTTGAGCCGTTTGCGCATTGCAAGATCACTCCAGACGGCACGGCCCGTAACAAGTATTCTAAGTTTCTGTCACCGGAGTGTATTGCGTATGGAACTGGACGCCAGGAGAATGCCCTGACTATCGCCACGATATCGAACGAACGACTATCAGTTAGCCGCGAGATCAGTGTGACCTCCCTGGATATCGGGGAAAGTATCGGCTTACGTCGAAAGGCCAATGTGAGCGCAATCGCGCCTCTTACTGCTCAATCCACGGCAGAATCCTCCGGACAAGTGTTTCTTGCTGCCTGGGGTGATCGCTGCATCAG ACTTCACGATCTACGCTCGCACCAACCGTTCGAGTATACCTACCGAGACACAATCGACACGAATCCCATTTACTGCATACATCCATTCGGCCAGGATCGTTTCCTAGCAGGAGCAGGCGGGGACGCCGTGGTCAAGATCTACGACCTTCGCATGCAAAGCGCATACAGACACAAGGACACTCAgattccttctccaaatGATCTTCGCCGGTCTTCGAACGGCTCCACTCCATACCTCAACGGGTTCCAAGACACTGTCACCTATCCGCGCAAAGATTTCTCAATCTTCCTTacaacctcctcctctgtcCGCTGGAACTCGAAAGCAACACGCTCGCGCGTAGATCGTCAATATCGTGGACCGATCTACACAATGTCCTCCCCGtcgccctcgtcgtcaaCCATTTACACCGGCATCGTTGACGGGGTGATGCGACTCGACTTCGCCTCGTCAGATGATTTGACGGGCCCCGCCCAAGCTTGGTATCGAGATTATTTCGGCTTGAGCGCAGACTTGACTCATCCGGCGACTCAAGCAGACAGGATCGTAGAGCTTTCGGGCTACGAACGTCGGGATTCAACCAGTGCGTCTAAGCTGAGGACTCAGCAGCCCTTTGCGCGGATTGGACCCTCTGATATTGAACATGAGAAGAACACTGGTTGGGATAGACGATGGCAGCCGTCAGGGCCACCGGGTGCTTGGAGACGGTCGGATATGGTTACGTGA
- a CDS encoding mitochondrial 37S ribosomal protein mS37 gives MPPKGVSTRLNPVRLQTIPHLRVRRPNQHEQNPCVTIMSSMLSCWASSGGSVEGCAALEQQLRQCMDGPKPKGNKKNTINYHLMRMYPKVVGPKKKEGRLG, from the exons ATGCCTCCCAAGGGCGTCTCGACTCGCCTCAACCCCGTCCGCCTGCAGACCATCCCTCATCTGCGGGTTCGGCGTCCGAATCAACATGAGCAGAATCCCTGCGTGACGATCATGTCTTCTATGCTGA GCTGCTGGGCATCCTCTGGAGGCTCTGTGGAGGGCTGCGCAGCTTTGGAGCAACAATTGAGACAGTGCATGGATGGACCG AAACCCAAGggcaacaagaagaacaccATCAACTACCACCTTATGAGAATGTATCCTAAGGTCGTCGGTCctaagaagaaggagggtCGCCTTGGATAA
- a CDS encoding nucleolar and coiled-body phosphoprotein 1 family protein has translation MAAQKVKKASSKATVEKSKAKTVAPPPELVASVAAFLSQFGFKSTSEALSKEQSKKAIAKVDSKEVPSLLDIFRSWQDRKSESSSDSESSSSSSEDESSDSDVEMNDAPKMQKKQSRESSPSSSSSSSSSSSSSSDSDADDEEDDDAAPAPAPAPKTTGTKRKAESSSSESSSESESEDEAPKAKKAKLSTKSDSSSSSESSDSEDEESDSSDSESSASSSDSDSDSGSDSDSSDSESVSSSDSSSDSDSDSESEKEPAKKAAKKILKTAAKTPLPESSSSSSSDSDSSSSDESSDESSSDEDQNTNSRSSSSSQNSSGSSKTVQPSDSDAKEPINKTTKKAQETSSSSASPAPGNGPATKKKHTGARPTPLAQLSELPHNHPSNAYVPYAYAEKAWKDLSVTRGKGFTKEKNKKKRGSYRGGPIDISGGKSFKFED, from the exons ATGGCGGCACAGAAAGTGAAGAAGGCGTCTTCCAAGGCAACTGTGGAGAAGTCGAAG GCCAAAACTGTCGCTCCTCCACCAGAGTTAGTTGCGTCGGTTGCCGCTTTCTTATCTCAATTTGGCTTCAAAAGTACAAGCGAGGCTCTTTCCAAGGAGCAGTCTAAAAAGGCAATTGCCAAGGTCGACTCGAAGGAAGTCCCTTCACTGCTGGACATCTTCCGGAGCTGGCAGGACCGGAAGAGTGAGAGCAGCTCTGACAGCGAAAGCAGCTCGAGCAGCAGTGAGGATGAGTCTAGTGACTCTGATGTAGAGATGAATGATGCGCCGAAAATGCAAAAGAAACAGTCTAGAGaatcctctccttcctcgtcttcctcatcctcttcctcttccagtTCCAGCTCTGACAgcgatgccgatgatgaagaggatgacgatgccGCCCCCGCGCCTGCTCCAGCGCCGAAGACCACCGGCACCAAGCGCAAGGCTGAATCCAGCTCATCTGAATCGTCTTCGGAATCAGAATCCGAGGACGAAGCACCGAAGGCCAAAAAGGCTAAGCTCTCGACGAAGTCCgattcatcctcatcttccgagTCGTCGGATTCTGAGGACGAGGAATCCGACTCCTCCGACAGTGAGAGCAGTGCTTCATCCTCCGATTCCGACTCTGATTCCGGCTCCGACTCCGACTCCTCTGACAGTGAGAGCGTTTCATCGTCTGATTCCAGCTCAGACTCCGATTCCGACTCCGAATCCGAGAAGGAACCCGCCAAGAAGGCTGCTAAGAAGATCCTGAAGACTGCTGCCAAGACACCCTTGCCTGAATCAAGctccagctcgtccagcgACTCTGattcatcctcctccgacgAGTCCTCCGATGAGTCTTCGTCAGATGAGGATCAGAATACCAATAGCCGCAgctcctcgtcttctcaGAACTCATCCGGCAGCAGCAAAACTGTTCAGCCCTCCGATTCCGATGCGAAGGAGCCCATAAACAAGACTACAAAGAAGGCTCAAGAGACCAGTTCGTCCAGCGCCAGTCCGGCTCCCGGAAATGGCCcagcgacgaagaagaagcacacTGGAGCTCGTCCCACACCCCTGGCGCAACTTAGTGAGTTGCCACACAACCACCCCTCGAACGCATACGTCCCATATGCCTACGCCGAGAAGGCTTGGAAGGATCTGTCTGTCACTCGTGGCAAGGGCTtcacaaaagaaaagaacaagaagaagcgtggCTCCTACCGCGGTGGCCCCATTGACATCTCCGGAGGGAAGTCTTTCAAGTTCGAGGACTAA
- a CDS encoding cytochrome P450: protein MVVSIYTSLSIVILLLFVAYKAIVYPVFLSPLAKIPNAHWSAPVSPAWILWKRFRSQNNSTIHAAHERLGPIVRLGPSEISINCVEGGIKTVYSGGFEKHEWYPRVFGSFGTVSMFTMTGSKDHSVRKRMLSNIYSKSFLQSSPHMRLISRTIVYDRLLPILYDAATSSRPVDVHDLNQGLTMDFVSAYLYGVTNGTNFLQDAPYRQRMLHLYQSRKPFEFYHQEVPNLLSWTKSLGIRLIPRYCDQANEILDSWGLGLCDKAEESLKSNRLEDEPAVYKHLKQMILKHLPENKNDVEYARILEQQRLDIACEMYDHLTAGHETSAVALTYLLWELSKRPELQDALRAELSTLEPMVIFPRPSESAELPPAKSIDSLPLLEAIVTETLRLHAPIPGIQPRVTPYPSCTLAGYNNIPPKTRVNAQAYSLHRNPEVFPDPETWEPKRWLKDVNTPSELEERRRWFWAFGSGGRMCVGSNLALQEMKLVVAAVYTNFKTSIVSDDNMEAIDAYTVKPTGESLILRFELVE, encoded by the exons ATGGTGGTCTCCATATACACGTCACTTTCAATTGTGATTTTGCTACTTTTCGTAGCATACAAAGCAATTGTGTATCCAGTCTTTCTATCGCCGCTCGCAAAGATACCGAATGCACATTGGTCAGCCCCCGTCTCACCTGCTTGGATACTCTGGAAGCGTTTTCGAAGTCAGAATAATAGTACAATTCATGCGGCTCATGAAAGACTTGGGCCTATTGTGCGATTGGGCCCATCAGAAATCTCGATAAATTGCGTTGAAGGAGGTATCAAGACGGTGTATAGCGGAGGCTTTGAGAAGCATGAGTGGTATCCTCGGGTCTTCGGATCGTTTGG AACTGTCAGCATGTTTACCATGACTGGAAGCAAAGATCACTCGGTTCGCAAGAGGATGTTATCCAACATCTACAGCAAGTCGTTTCTGCAGTCGTCACCTCATATGCGTCTTATCTCGAGGACTATAGTATATGACCGTCTTCTACCAATTCTATACGATGCAGCGACTTCAAGTAGACCTGTCGATGTTCATGACCTCAACCAGGGACTGACAATGGACTTCGTATCAGCATATCTATACGGCGTCACAAATGGCACCAATTTCCTCCAGGACGCGCCTTATAGGCAAAGGATGCTCCATTTATACCAGAGCAGGAAGCCATTTGAGTTCTATCACCAGGAAGTTCCTAATCTCCTTTCTTGGACAAAGTCTTTGGGTATCCGCTTGATACCAAGATATTGCGATCAGGCCAACGAGATCCTTGACTCTTGGGGGCTGGGACTGTGTGATAAAGCAGAGGAGTCGCTAAAGTCAAACAGACTTGAGGATGAGCCGGCCGTCTATAAACACCTTAAGCAGATGATATTAAAGCACCTGCCCGAAAACAAGAATGACGTGGAATACGCACGGATCCTCGAGCAGCAGCGGCTTGATATTGCCTGCGAGATGTACGACCACCTGACGGCGGGTCATGAAACCAGCGCCGTCGCTCTTACATATCTCCTTTGGGAACTCTCGAAGCGCCCTGAATTACAGGACGCACTTCGGGCGGAGCTCTCCACCCTTGAGCCGATGGTTATCTTCCCTCGGCCGTCCGAATCTGCGGAGTTGCCTCCGGCAAAATCGATTGACTCCTTGCCGCTGCTTGAAGCAATAGTCACGGAGACACTGCGCCTCCATGCTCCAATTCCAGGAATCCAGCCTCGAGTCACGCCGTATCCGTCTTGCACTTTGGCGGGATACAACAACATCCCTCCTAAGACTAGGGTCAATGCGCAAGCTTATTCCCTTCACCGCAATCCCGAGGTGTTCCCAGATCCTGAGACTTGGGAACCTAAGCGGTGGCTGAAAGACGTCAATACTCCTTCTGAgttggaagagagaaggcgCTGGTTCTGGGCTTTTGGGAGTGGGGGAAGAATGTGTGTAGGCAGTAACTTGGCCTTGCAAG AAATGAAATTAGTGGTGGCTGCTGTTTACACTAATTTCAAGACTTCCATCGTCAGTGACGATAACATGGAAGCGATTGATGCATATACCGTGAAGCCAACAGGAGAGAGCCTGATCCTCCGATTTGAACTAGTTGAGTAG